The following coding sequences are from one Lycium ferocissimum isolate CSIRO_LF1 chromosome 3, AGI_CSIRO_Lferr_CH_V1, whole genome shotgun sequence window:
- the LOC132049589 gene encoding beta-fructofuranosidase, insoluble isoenzyme 1-like produces the protein MEFLRKCSLCKLSLLLMFFVVFSCNNGVNASHEVFMKLQSLGAVSVRKIHRTGYHFQPPRHWINDPNGPMYYNGVYHLFYQYNPKGAVWGNIVWAHSISTDLINWIRLKPAIYPSKVFDKYGTWSGSVTMLPGNKPKPVILYTGIVDANNTQVQNYAIPADLSDPFLRKWIKPDNNPLVVADNSINKTQFRDPTTAWLGRDGQWRIVIGSARRHRGVALLYRSRDFMKWTKAQHPLHTSAHTGNWECPDFFPVSLKHTDGLDTSSDGDNIKHVLKVSLDVTRFEYYTIGTYDTEKDRYIPDDTLIDGWKGLRLDYGNFYASKTFYDPSKNRRILWGWANESDASPDDSVKKGWAGIQTIPRKLWLDPSGKQLVQWPVEELETLRKQKVELRNHKLDKGEKVEVKGITPAQADVEVTFSFSSLENAEEFDPSWVDLYAQDVCAIRGSTVQGGLGPFGLLTLSSKNLEEYTPVFFRVFKAQDKYKVLMCSDASRSTLRDNKKMYKPSFAGYVDVDLSDKKLSLRSLIDHSVVESFGAGGKTCITSRVYPTLAIHDEAHLFAFNNGTETITIETLDAWSMDKPER, from the exons ATGGAGTTTTTGAGGAAGTGTTCACTTTGTAAGTTGTCACTTTTATTGATGTTTTTTGTGGTATTTTCGTGCAACAATGGGGTTAATGCTTCACATGAAGTTTTTATGAAGTTACAATCATTAGGTGCTGTTAGTGTAAGAAAGATTCATAGAACTGGTTATCATTTTCAACCCCCTAGGCACTGGATCAATG ATCCTAACG gtCCAATGTATTACAATGGAGTCTATCATCTATTCTACCAGTACAACCCAAAAGGTGCAGTATGGGGCAACATTGTTTGGGCTCATTCAATATCCACGGACCTGATTAATTGGATCCGCTTAAAGCCCGCAATCTATCCATCCAAAGTGTTTGACAAATATGGTACATGGTCCGGGTCAGTCACTATGCTTCCAGGTAACAAGCCCAAGCCCGTTATCCTCTACACTGGAATAGTGGATGCCAATAATACCCAAGTGCAAAACTATGCCATACCTGCTGACTTGTCCGACCCATTTCTCCGTAAGTGGATCAAGCCCGATAACAACCCGTTAGTAGTCGCTGACAATAGCATCAACAAAACCCAATTTCGTGACCCAACAACAGCTTGGTTGGGCCGAGATGGGCAGTGGAGAATTGTGATTGGCAGTGCCAGAAGGCATAGAGGAGTAGCATTATTGTATAGGAGTAGGGACTTTATGAAATGGACCAAAGCCCAACATCCACTTCATACATCTGCCCATACTGGAAATTGGGAATGTCCTGATTTTTTTCCAGTATCATTGAAGCATACAGATGGTTTGGACACATCATCAGATGGTGACAACATTAAACATGTTCTTAAAGTTAGTCTTGATGTTACTAGGTTTGAGTACTATACAATTGGCACCTATGACACAGAAAAAGATAGGTACATTCCGGACGATACATTGATTGATGGATGGAAGGGCTTGAGACTGGACTATGGTAATTTTTATGCATCGAAAACTTTCTATGATCCTAGCAAGAATCGAAGAATTTTGTGGGGATGGGCCAATGAATCAGATGCTTCACCAGATGATTCTGTCAAGAAAGGATGGGCTGGAATTCAGACTATTCCTCGCAAGTTGTGGCTTGATCCTAGTGGCAAACAATTGGTTCAATGGCCTGTTGAAGAATTGGAAACCCTGAGAAAGCAAAAGGTAGAGCTAAGAAATCACAAATTGGACAAGGGAGAAAAGGTTGAAGTTAAAGGAATCACACCTGCACAG GCTGATGTTGAAGTTACATTTTCCTTTTCAAGCTTGGAAAATGCAGAAGAATTTGATCCTAGTTGGGTTGATCTTTATGCCCAAGATGTATGTGCCATTAGGGGTTCAACAGTTCAAGGTGGACTTGGGCCATTTGGGCTTCTAACATTATCTTCTAAAAACTTGGAAGAGTACACACCTGTATTCTTCAGAGTGTTTAAGGCCCAAGATAAATACAAGGTTCTCATGTGCTCTGATGCGTCAAG GTCAACCCTCCGGGATAACAAGAAAATGTATAAACCATCATTTGCAGGATATGTTGATGTAGATTTATCGGACAAAAAATTGTCTCTAAGGAGTTTG ATTGATCACTCAGTAGTAGAAAGTTTTGGTGCTGGTGGGAAAACATGCATTACATCAAGGGTTTatccaacattagccattcATGATGAAGCACATTTATTTGCTTTCAACAATGGCACTGAAACTATCACAATTGAGACTCTTGATGCCTGGAGTATGGATAAACCCGAGAGATGA